The Grus americana isolate bGruAme1 chromosome 36, bGruAme1.mat, whole genome shotgun sequence nucleotide sequence ccccccgggGCTCCGCAGAAGGCAGGGCCCAACCCGGCAACAGTGCAGTCAGCCGTGGCCATGGGGCAGCGGCCGCAGTGGCAGCCGAGGGCCACCGGGACGGTGACGCTGGGGTCGGTGCCGGGGGGGCAGCCCCTCAGCACCCACCGCTCGTAGCGCACCCCAAAATAGGTACAGGCTGACTGAGCCGGGGCACCCAGGGGGCTGCGGTACACCGGCtcctggggtggggaagggggagggttGTCTTACCTGGgtaccccccagcaccccaaataCCCCCCCAGCAACCCAATATGCCCCAAGCACCCCCAGAACCCCTCTAGCACCCCAAATAGCACCAGCATCCAGAGactccctcccagcaccccaaataGCCATGTCCCCCCATATTGCCCATGtgtgtcccccatgtccccccacatcccccatgtcccccctatccccacatcccccagcccccccataTCCCATGTTCCCACAtccccccatagcccccatgTTCCCACACCTCCCAAGTCCCCCCCtagcccccccatccccccgttgtccccatagcccccccatGCACCCCCATGTGTCCTCATGTCCCCTATCCCCCTCCCCATgtccctccacctccccttgTCGTCCCCCCCCGCTTTGTTTCCCCCATACCCGGGTGCGGCAGTACCCCCCACAAGCCGTGGTGGTCACTGCCAGGCATTGGGGACACTCGTCCTTCTCCACGGCCACTGTCACGTTGATGGGACGACACGGGGGGCGGACAGGACCCCCCACAACCATGGGGTTCCCCACAACCATGGGGTTCCCCACAGCTACGGGGGTCCCCAAGGCCATGGGGGTGCCCATCAGTGTCACCAGGACCAGCACCTGTGGGAAATGAGGCACAGCCCCATGGTGGGGTCCCCAtggctccccctgccccacagctgcccatGGTGGGGAGCTGCCCaatgccccccagccccgcagctgccccATGGTGAGGGGGTCCCCAATGCCCCTCAGCCCCATggccccctctgccccacaaCTGCCCCACAGTGCAGGGTCTCcacggcccccccagccccacatctgCCCTCGCACACTCACCCGCACTCCCCCCATGATGCTGTGGAGCCGGTTcctcttggggggggggggggagtggggtgcGGTGGTGTCCCCCTCTTTATCCCCAACCCcacccccggctgccccccaccccaaggctgcaggggggggaggggcacaAGGCCAGACAGGGCACCAAGGCGTCTGGGCAGCGTTGCTTGGTgacacccccccttccccctccctccccctcccccaatgTCCTTCGTGCCCCCGCTTGTCCCTgagtcccggggggggggggggtggggtggggtgtccCATAATCCCCCAGGGTAGCACATGACACCCCActctcggggggggggccctcTATTTATAGCCCTGAGGGGGATCCAGTTTCTTCCTCTACCCCCATCTtagcggggggggctgccccccaaGTGTGGGGCAAATAGActttattgggggggggggtggtagCGGTGGatggcggggcagggggggatggggaaatGGACCCAGGCGTTTGGGGCTGcccaaccccaccccccccccaatggATCTATTTAtagggggaaggggggggcccggggggggggggaggggggcagctggggctgtcACTCAGAGAAGCCGCCACCACCATGGCCGGATCCTGgttcctggggctgctcctggggtTGTTGCTGGTCCAGGGCACCCccgggggagaagggggggccCCCGGGGGTCACCATGGCAATGAGGAGCATCCCCATCACCGTGGTAACCAGGGAGAGGAACCCCAGGATCTCTATGTTGATGGGGAGGACTCCCACAGATATCACCATGGCAATGGGGAACCCCATCACCATCATCGTCATCACTATGATGGTCACCATGGTGACAAGGAAGCCCATCACCATCATCGTCATCACTATGACGAGGGGGGGAACCCCCACAGTCTTCGCCATGGCGACGGGGACCCCCATCACCAGCATGACGAGTGCCATGGTAATGAGGAACCCCAGCAACATCATCGCCATGGCAACGAGGACCCCCATCACCATCATCACCTTGATGATCGCCATGGCGATGAGgaataccaccaccaccaccatcaccaccatgAGAGTCACCATGGCAACGAGGACCCCCATCACCATCGTCATCACCATGACCCCCCCAGCCATCACCATGGCGATGAGGAAGACCCCAGCAACCATCATCCCCATGACAATGATGAAGGCCAAGCCCTGTACCCCTATCGCCATAGCAATGAGGACCCCCACTATCACCATGGTTATGAAGGACATCACCATGGTGACGACCCCCATGACCATGGGGACCCCCCAAgctcagaggaggaggaggaggatggtgacGGGGACACCTCTGAGGAGGATGAAGGTGGgtgggtcgggggggggggggggcattctGGCTTGGGGGAACCCAAACATCCGGGGtgacccccaccccacccccacccccggtTGCAGGGAgcgaggaggaagaggaggaagaggaggatgaggctGAAGGGCAATaccagcctggctccatctgcCGTTACTGCACCTTCTGCAAGGTACCCGGTGGGAcgggggcagggggacagggacacccttTGGGgaccccccggaccccccctgTACCCCCTTGGAGACATGCCCGACACCCCCCCTGTCGTGTCTCCATCCCCCCATCTGACCCCCCCCATTTCCAGCACTGCCAGCTCTGCACCCGCTGTCCCTGTGCCGAGGGTGACACTGGTGACCACTGTCCCCACTGCCAGGTaacccccccgggacccctgggacccccccccaatCTCTATGACCCCTGTgacctctgcttcctccccccccagggctgccagTTCTGCTAcctgtgtcccctcctgtgTGACACCGCCTGCCAGCCCGGTGAGACCCCCCCTGGACCCCCTATGGCCCCCCCCAGTACCCCACAGCCCCTCCAAATCCCCCGAgacccccccggacccccctgaccccccccccgaTACCCAacagcccccccaaatcccctgaGACctccccatagccccctatagccccccctgagccccccccgacacctgcagccccccccagaTCACCTgagaccccccccaaatccccttgAGGACcctcccagagccccccccctTGAGCCCCCCCAATACCCTACAGCGCCCCCAAATCCCCTTGAgacccccccagagccccccatggcgctccccaccccccccaacaccccctaGCTCCTCCAGAAatcccccccaacaccccccccgaaccccccccAGATCCCTCAGACCCCCTAAATCTCTGTAGCCCCCCCCGAcctccccccccaacacccttccagccccatggtgggggggggtccaCGACTTCCCcagaccccccaaacccccccccccccatttcatTCCAGGGAGCCTCGTGGATGAGCTTTCGGGGGCTTTACTCCAGTAagtgcccccccaaacctgggGAGGGTCCCCCAACAACCCCCCCATCACCCTAACCCTCTCCTaatatttttgggggggtgacaccccccccccccaatataaCCTTCCCCCCACTCAGGTCGCTTGCAAGCTTCTTTGAGGCACCGGAGGCTTGAGTGGATTTGGGGGGGCCTAGGggcccccccacacacacattttgctgatacacacaccccccagctGATATCCCCTCTCCccaatttggggggggggggggggctggaaaTAAAAGGCCTGAAATACTGGtggtgggatgtggggggaGGGGTTTGGAGGGGCTCTGGGGTCACCTGGAGGGTTGGGGGggcccgcggggggggggggggcttttgggagggggggggcacaaACTCCACATTCTcaggggtgggggttttttccttattttttaatttttttttccatgcaaaacgcccccccccccccgctcccctccccccccccgcgatAAGGGAAttaaaaaggaggggggggtcGCTGCGGGGGGAGGTAAGGCATGGGGGGAGGAGagcccccccaacaccccccccaacacccccccccctcccctttttagCAGCAGAGTCAGAGCCACCCAGGGCTCGGCAATGGGGGGGGtacattcccccccccaaaataccaCACACCTCCCCCCCCGCACACGCACACGGGGAGGGGGAAgatttgggggggcggggggggggaggagtgcgattttttgggggggggggggtgtgtcccCCAGGCTTCATCCATCACTTCAGGGCACctggaaaggggagggggcgTGTGTGAAAGCTGAAGGGGAGGTGATCCCCAAAATAAGGACCCCACCCCCACCTTGGAGCTCCCCCTCATTTCCaagcccccctcccccaagtCCTTattgccccccccagcccctcccatTTTCCCAGCCCCACCCCCATTTctcagccccccgccccccctcacCGCTAGCAGGAGTAGGTCCGCACAGACACCCCATCCCCCCTTTGGGGGGGCAGCGAATtacctgggggaggggggggcacaGGGTCAGCACCTCCCCCCCCAAAGACCCCCTCCAtgtcacacacaccccccagccccccaataTCACCCTGCgtccccccccaggccccccatcccccccccatgccaccccagaccctcccacccccccatgTCACCCCCACCCGCACCCCGacccccccaatgtcccccaccccacccccgagacctcccccccccccccatgtcccctccatGTCACCCAGCCCCTCCCTAgggacccccccacctcctcaatgtcaccccacccccccatgcccccccagccctctgcctccccagccccccatgTGACACCCCCGACCCCCCATTTccaccccccccctcacccTCGGGCTGGATCTTGCgcagcggcagggctggggtccccaggggccCCCCCCGAAAGTTGGGGGGCAGCATCTCGGCGGCgtcaggcccccccccccgcagttCCTTCTCCCGGAAGAGTTTACgccaggacggggagcgggtGAAGGCCTTGGAGCCatcctggggggggtgggggcacccatgggtgggggggcaccctgacgcaccccccccccactgaCCCCTGAGATGGGGAAGGGGGATTGAGGTgggcctggggcagggggagcacccatgggtggggggcaccctgacccctgAGATCGGTATGGAAGAGGGTTGGGGTGGatggggggattgggggggggggagggtccctggggggacacccatgggtggggTGTCACTGCCTGACCCCCACCCTGAGCACTACAgaccccggggaggggggggggggggggtcccacgggGGGGATCTCCAGGGTGCCCTGGATGAGGGGGTCCCACGGGGGAGATCCCATGAGGGGGTCCCTGGGCCCCACCTCGTCGAGGCGCCGGTCGGTGCCCACGCTGATGAGGGTGCTGAactccttctccagcagctgccgggcctggggggggacacggggggacacggggggacatggCTGTCCAGCTCCCCCAGTtgctcccagcctcccccagtcccctccagtctccccctccccagtcccccccatATCCCTCACATTCCCCCtcagtcccctcccagtcccttcccagtgcccccctgtccccccagtgcccccagtgccccctgtcccccccatacccccagtcccccccagtgccccccgtCTCTCCCatccccccagtgccccccaatGCTAcctgtgcccccccatcccccctgtgcccccccatccTCCCAGTCTCCCCAATACCCTGTGCCCCGCCAtaccccccagtgcccccagtgcctcctgtccccccagtcccccccactgcccccagtgccccccacctGGGTGTTCTGGGTGGGGATCtggagcagcagggccaggTCTGCCCAGTCGAAGGTGTCGTCCAGGGCCAGCAGCGCCCCGTGCACCCCGCTCTCCCCCAGGTTGCGGGCGAACTCCTTCAGCCCCACGCTCTGCACCCACGCCGTCACCCGCTCGTTCGACCACACCACCACGTCTGGGGGACACGTCActgccccacggcaccccaTGGACGCCCCACGGCACCCCACGACACCCCACAGAGACCCCACAGCACTCCACGGACACCCCACGGGACTCCCAAGGTACCCCCAAACAATCTGCGGCACCCTACAGCACCCCACAGGACCTCCATAAGCACTCCCGTGTCAACCCACGGTGCgaccccaggacccccccggACCCACCCAGGaaccccccagaccccccaggacccccccataCCGGTGCTCTGGGCCTGGCtctcctcccgccgccgctccaGCTCCTTTCGGTCGTAGTTGAGGCGTTTCAGGCACATGATGCCGTAATGGAGACTCaccctgggggaggggggggtcacccgggggggtcctggggtcACCCTGGGGGGCTGAGGTCACCCCGAGGGTCCCAGGGTGACCCTCAGGTTCTGGGGGGGTCATGCCAAGAGTCCCTGATTCCCTGGAAACCCCCATTCCCATGGATATCCCCCCCAATCCCTAGTGACCCCCTCTtcccagggacccccaccccatgagacccccccccccccatccctagTGCCCTCCCATTCCCAGGGAACCCCCCCACTCCCAGGGAACCCCACCCcatgggacaccccccccccccccatcccgaGTGCCCCCGCACCCCATGGGACCGCCACCCCCATTCCCAGGGACgcctcccacctcccccatccccagggctgcccccatccccaaactgggggggggggggggtggggggttggggacccccccagagtgttggggacccccccccacaGACCGATGGAAGGAGTCGACCATCTTGAGCTGCCCCCTCAGCTCCTTCTTGCTGAGGTGGTCGAGCATCCGGGCGTCCACCAGTGACTCCATGAAGTAGCTGCGGtactggggcagccccaggctgggcagCCACTCGTTCCCCACCCACTCGTGGTTCATGTCCCCGTAGGCCAGGATCTGGGGACAGCCACCGCCTGGCACCGCTGCTCCCCTGGGGCACCCCCTGGACACCTTCGCCCTGCCAGGACCTCCCTGTGAACCCCCCTTCGCCCTGCCAGGACCTCCCTGTgaacccccccccaccccccttaaCCCTGCCAGGACCCTCGTGCAAGAGGCCACCCTCATGTGagactcgggggggggggggcctcgTGCATGGCCCTGCCCTCACACAAGGTCCCTCGTGCAAGGGGCTGGGGTCGTGCGAGGACTCGTCATGCAAGGGCCTGCCCTCGTGCAAGGCTCTGGGATCATGCAAGGCCCCTCGTGCAAGGGGCTGATGTTCGTGCGAGAGCTCTGTCTGCCTGTGAAGTCCTTCATGCGAGGCTCTTGATTCAAGGTGGGACCCCTTGTGCAAGGCCCTGCCCTCGTGCAAGGCTCTGGAGTGGTGCCAAGCCTCTCGTGCAAGGCTCCAGGTTCATGGGGGTGGGCCCTCATGCAGGACAGTGCCCTTGTGCAACGGTCTAGGGTGGTGCCCGGCCCTTTCTGTTCAAAGTCCCAATGCAAAGACCCATCCTCCTGCACAATCCCTCGTGCAAAGCCCTGGGCTCCTATAAAGCCCCCATCCTCGTGCAAGGCCCCGTCCTCGTGCGAGGCCCATCGCCTGCAGCCCCATCCTCATGCAAGACCCTCTTCTTCTGCAAAGCCCTTGTCCTTGTGCAAGCCCCACCCCCTCGTGCAAGCCGCTGCCCCTACCTGCTCCCAGCTGATCTCCTTCGTctcctgggagggggggaaggcatCAGGGGGGGTCCATCCCCCCCAACACCCTCCCGACACTCGTGCATTGCACGAGGGCTCACACTCACCGGCTTGGTGGTAGCAGTCAGCGACTCCATCTCCTCGTGCGTCATCCAGACGTTGCCCgtggactgggggggggggggggaggggaagacacgtcatgggggtggggggggcagcatCCGTGCAAGGCAGTTGTGCAAGGCCACGTGAGGCTGTGCGAGGTGCCTGTGCAAAAGCCCTCACGCAAGACCCCTGGTGCAAAAACCCCTCGAGTGAATCCCCTCGCGCGACCCCCCCCCCTGATGCAAATCCCCTGGTGCAAAAACCCCTGGTGCCAAACCCCCTGGTGCAAAACCCCTCGTGCCAAACCCCCTGGCGTGACCCCCCAGTGCAACGCCATGGTGCAAGGCAGCTGACCGTGCGGGAGGTGGCGGGGGCGGAGGGGCTGGTGAGCGAAACCATCTCCTGGATGGCGAGGCGCAGCTTGAGGCGGTGCAGGGGGTTGCTGATCCCGATCTCCCGCTGGATCTCCGGGTCCGACAGGTTCGCCATGATGGCGCCGCTCTTCACGTTGGCGCGGCACGCCGCCACGTACCAGGCCGGCATCCCCACCCACAGCTAGGGGACacgcacccatgggtgcccgccacagcatcccccccccaggacccccccatgggtgggggcacccagccccaggaaccccagcacccccccccccatgggtggaggcacccaaaccccgtgtgtcccccccccaggacccccccatgggtgggggcacccagccccaggaaccccagcacccccccccatgggtgggggcacccaaaccccgtgtgtcccccccccaggacccccccatgGGTGGGGGCACCCAAACCccatgtgtgtcccccccaggacccccccatgggtgggggcacccagccccaggaaccccagcaccccccccccatgggtgggggcacccaaaccccgtgtgtccccccccccaggacccccccatgggtgggggcacccagccccaggaaccccagcaccccccccccatgggtgggggcacccaaaccccgtgtgtgtcccccccaggacccccccatgggtgggggcacccaaaccccgtgtgtcccccccccaggacccccccatgggtgggggcacccagccccaggaaccccagcacccccccccccatgggtggaggcacccaaaccccgtgtgtcccccccccaggacccccccatgggtgggggcacccagccccaggaaccccagcacccccccccatgggtgggggcacccaaaccccgtgtgtgtcccccccaggacccccccatgggtgggggcacccaaaccccgtgtgtcccccccccaggacccccccatgagtgggggcacccagccccaggaaccccagcacccccccccccatgggtgggggcacccaaaccccgtgtgtccccccccccaggacccccccatgggtgggggcacccagccccaggaaccccagcacccccccccatgggtgggggcacccaaaccccgtgtgtcccccccccaggaccccccccccatgggTGGGGGCACCCAAACCCCGTGCCCCCTCACCTCCAGCCACGAGACCACGGTGGGTCCATCCCAGGCGGCGAAGGGCAGCCCCTGCCGACatgcctcctccagcagctcgtGCCTGGGGGGGCACAGACCCCCCCCCACAGTGGGcacccccagacacccccccaaaccccaaactcctCCCGACCCCCAACGtctccccaccagcacccccccaacacccccaaagcCCCCTGAACCCCTCAACCCCCCCCGATTCCCCCAGCCTCCCCAAAAGCCCCCCCCGACCCCTCATAAacacccccagaccccccccaaaaaggtCCCAGGCCCCTAAagcccccccaaagccccccagacccccccaaaatccctcccAGGTCCCCTATAAGCACCCCAGACCCCCAAAAGCCACCCCAAACTCCCtcagagcccccccagcccccctaaAAAGCCCTCCATACCCCCTCAACCTCCCCCTAAGCCCCCCAAAAgccccccagatcccccccaaaagcccccccagacccccccaaatttaagggggggacaccccccccccctcacttTTTCTTGCTCCTGCGGTCCTTCTCCACCGCCCCTGAGAGCTTGGCCAGCCCCAGGGCATCGGGGGGTCCCAGCTCCTCCGAGGGGGTCCCGGCTGTGGAGGGGGGCACCCATGAACCCCCTCCCCAAGATGCGGAGgcaagggggaggggggacaccCAGATGTCTGGGTCCCTTTTGGGGGCTCAGGGTGCCTGGAGGCCTGGGTACCTTTGTGGGGGGAGACACCCAGACACCCGGGTCCCTTTTGGGGAtcccggggtgggggtgaggggcTCACCAAGGGAGGGGGTGTCCCGCGAGGGGGGGCCCAGGCGCCCCTTCTCCTTCTTGCCAAAGAGGCGCCCGATGGAGGACTTGATGCTCTTCTTCTTGGGGGCCTTGTGGAGGGGGtcggggggggcaccgggaccCTCGGGGACCAGCctggggggggtagggggggggggcacccatgggctGCACCCCTTAGGGACACCCCCACCCATCCACCAGGACCCAAACTACCAGCcacaccccccagcacccaccaaaGTGCACCCCAAGATCTTGTGGTAGCACCATAGGCTGCAagttccaccccccctcagggacccccagcaccccaaaatgaCCCCAGAGATCCCCCAGGACAACCTCAGCACCCCAATATGGCCTGAGGGACACCCAgagaccccccagcaccccactatgatcccagggaccccccccagcaccccagtaTGACCCCGGAGACCCCACCCCAATATGACCCTAAGGACCCCTCCAAggacacccctcccccccaaaccccagagcCCCCCAACTCACCCCACTCGTGGGTCACGCCCCTCTTCCAGCCCAGCCGCCGGCAGCGCCAAGGGGGGACCCCCCCTTTCCAGTCGGGGTGCtcgggggggggccgggggggtccccaggacctGGCCCCTTCTCCTCCGCCCCCCGGGGCTCCTCCTTGGGGACGTGGTtctggggggagagggggtgcAAAGAAGTGAGGCTGGATAATTTGGGGGGACCCTGTAATTTGGGGGGACCATGGCAGACCccaaaatttggggggggggctggccaTTTTGACGGGACCTTGGAAACCTCCAGatcatttgggggggggggtgtcctcgACTATTGGGGGTGCATCCCCTCTCCATTTTGGGGTTCCCCAGGCATTTTGGGGGTCTCTGACTTTTTGAGGGGGGCTACTCTGGAAACCCCccagattgggggggggggggcgggggcagaCCCTGGCTAGTTGGAGGTCACCTTaccgcacacacacacacagccattttggggtggggggggtgtgtcaaTTCTGGGGGATCcccagggatttggggggggggggggacgacacactCACCTCgcgggcggggctggggggggccaaGCGGGGGGTGGAGCGGccgctgctggggggggaggggctggcCAAGGTGGAACTGGtgagggaggggggcagggaggcgccccccccccggtagCGCCCCAGGGGggccccctccagccccccccccgcccccccaacccggctctccagctcctctgcccGCAGCTCCGTGCACTCCTTCTCCTCCTGGAtcagcctggggggggggggggatggtgtaaaaaaaaaaaagggggggggtgtcacccccTGACCCATGGTACCCCCTTGTCTGGACCCCAACTCCCAtagcccccccccaaacccacactGCCCCCCTAAATATCCTACAGAGACCCCTattgcccccccagccccccagtgccccccactTGACCCCTCatccccccagagccccccagctgctcccccagcccccccagagccccccagcccccccatttcccccagagccccccatcTGACCCCCGGCCCCCCAACCTgacctccccagcccccccattgcctcgggggggggggggggggaatctctGGATTATGGGGTgtcctggggtttgggggtcccaggggggcAGATCTCAGGGTTTTGGGGTGACCCTgaggtttgggggtgcagggactGACT carries:
- the LOC129198841 gene encoding lutropin subunit beta-like, with the translated sequence MGGVRVLVLVTLMGTPMALGTPVAVGNPMVVGNPMVVGGPVRPPCRPINVTVAVEKDECPQCLAVTTTACGGYCRTREPVYRSPLGAPAQSACTYFGVRYERWVLRGCPPGTDPSVTVPVALGCHCGRCPMATADCTVAGLGPAFCGAPGGFGGQ
- the LOC129198798 gene encoding mucin-3A-like, with translation MATGTPITSMTSAMVMRNPSNIIAMATRTPITIITLMIAMAMRNTTTTTITTMRVTMATRTPITIVITMTPPAITMAMRKTPATIIPMTMMKAKPCTPIAIAMRTPTITMVMKDITMVTTPMTMGTPQAQRRRRRMVTGTPLRRMKGARRKRRKRRMRLKGNTSLAPSAVTAPSASTASSAPAVPVPRVTLVTTVPTARAASSATCVPSCVTPPASPGASWMSFRGLYSSRLQASLRHRRLEWIWGGLGAPPHTHFADTHTPQLISPLPNLGGGGGLEIKGLKYWWWDASSITSGHLERGGGVCES